In Streptomyces sp. P9-A4, the genomic window CGTCGGGGAAGGCGTGGGTGTGGGTGTGGGCGTGGGTGTGGGGCACGGCGGGGGCGGCTCGGGGTGGCACGGGTTCGGGTGGTGGTGATGCCCGTGGCCCTTGCCCTTGCCGTTCCCGTGCCGGTCGTGGCCCTTGCCCTTCCCGTGGCCGTCGTTCCCCCGGCCCTGGTTCCCTTGGCCCTCGTTCCCTTGGCCGTTGTCGTTCCCCTGGCTGTGGTCGTCGCCGTCGTGGCGGTCGCCGGCGACCGCCACCGCGACGTGGGAACCGCCCTGGTCGGTCGAGGCGTAGGCGCAGGCGTCGGCGGCGACCGGCACGGGGGTGGCAATGAGCCACACCAATGCGAGGGCCGCCAGCGGCCGCGCGAGGAGTGATCCGTACTGAGACACGCCGACGAGCTTGATCAGTGCGGCGGCGCGCCGGGGTGGAAACGGCCGGGATTCGCCGGATGGAGGGGTTCTCCGGATGCGCTGGTTTGACGTTTCGCCTCCCCGGAGGCGGATTCGCCGCAATGCCCGGGTATCGACGGACGGCACGTTTACCGAAGTCTGTCGAGTCGGCCCGTTCCGGCCCCAGGGACGATATCTGTCCGGTTGTCGCCCTGTCGGACGGGGCGGTCAACGGGGCATCCTGCACCGGCGACCGGGCCCCGGCGGCGGCAACGGCCGAGGTGCGGGCGGGACCTGGGAGCGCACCAGGTGCACCGGAGGTCCGCCGAAGAGTCGACGCACGATCAGATGCACGTGAATGTGCACAGCCTGAAGGCGTGAACTCTTCGTTCCACGAGCACGTGCCAATGGCGTGTGACCAAGAACGGACCGCGAATTTCCGTTTCCACTCGCTCTCTCGGCGGGCGATCAGTAGCCTCACCTCGAACACCGGCCACGAACACAGGGCCGCATCCCCCATGGCGACTTGTTGGAGACATTGATGGAGCGTCCCGCCTGGGCTCCGCCTGGTATCGACATTTCGGTGCCGAGCGTGTCCCGTATGTACGACTTCTATCTGGGCGGCTCGCACAATTTCGAAGTGGACCGGGAAGCGGCCCGCAAGGCCATGGAGTTCATGCCTGGCCTGCCCAAGATCATGCAGGCCAACCGTGCCTTCATGCGGAGGGCCGTCCGGCACGCCGTTGACAACGACGTCACCCAGTTCCTGGACATCGGCTCCGGCATACCGACCTTCGGCAACGTGCACGAGGTCGCCCGGGCCGCCGACCCCGCGGCCCGCGTCGTCTACGTCGACCACGACCCGGTCGCCGTCGCCCACAGCCGCGCCGTCCTGGACGGCGACGAGGGTGCCGCCGTCGTCGCCGGCGACCTGCGCAAGCCGGCCGAGGTCCTGCGCAGTCCCGAGGTCACCCGACTCCTCGACCTGGACCGGCCGGTGGCGCTGCTCCTCGTCGCCGTCCTGCACTTCCTGGAGGACGGCGACCGGCCGCACGAGGCCGTCGCCGAGCTGGTCGACGCGCTCGCGCCCGGCAGCCTGCTCGTCGTCACCCACGCCTCGTACGAGGGCATCCCGCTCACCGAGGAGCAGGCGGGCGGCACCGTCGGCGTCTACCGCAACATCCGCAACCCGCTGGTGATGCGGTCGGGCGAGGAGATCAGCCGCTTCTTCGCGGGCACCGAACTGGTCGAGCCCGGTCTCGTCCCGATGCCCGACTGGCGACCGGAGAGCCCGGTCGAGGAGGAGGACCCGTACGCCTTCTCCGGTTTCGCAGGGGTGGGGCGCAAGGCGTGAAGGTCCCGTCGCAGCCGT contains:
- a CDS encoding SAM-dependent methyltransferase yields the protein MERPAWAPPGIDISVPSVSRMYDFYLGGSHNFEVDREAARKAMEFMPGLPKIMQANRAFMRRAVRHAVDNDVTQFLDIGSGIPTFGNVHEVARAADPAARVVYVDHDPVAVAHSRAVLDGDEGAAVVAGDLRKPAEVLRSPEVTRLLDLDRPVALLLVAVLHFLEDGDRPHEAVAELVDALAPGSLLVVTHASYEGIPLTEEQAGGTVGVYRNIRNPLVMRSGEEISRFFAGTELVEPGLVPMPDWRPESPVEEEDPYAFSGFAGVGRKA